A portion of the Manihot esculenta cultivar AM560-2 chromosome 2, M.esculenta_v8, whole genome shotgun sequence genome contains these proteins:
- the LOC122723066 gene encoding uncharacterized protein LOC122723066, translating into MEFISALAAGKQAKLMVEITTQGITPLTISLAVAAKQTGGKLICILPHHHQQQNFINKCRNHDLHLPDLQDLEDVIEFVPGNPFQVAMQYKKIDFLAVDGKLEGHLKLLEMVDLNPSGCLIVGHNLQYREYEVSFGQVLNRKKGIDCVSLPIGEGMELTRIESFTKRKCRRFKRFHVIFEN; encoded by the coding sequence ATGGAGTTCATATCAGCTTTAGCAGCTGGGAAGCAAGCCAAGTTAATGGTAGAAATAACCACACAAGGGATAACTCCATTGACGATTTCTTTAGCAGTAGCAGCAAAGCAAACAGGAGGAAAACTCATCTGCATtcttcctcatcatcatcaACAACAAAATTTCATCAACAAATGCAGAAACCATGATCTTCATCTTCCAGATCTTCAAGATCTGGAAGATGTGATTGAATTTGTTCCAGGAAACCCTTTCCAGGTAGCCATGCAATACAAGAAAATAGATTTTCTTGCTGTTGATGGGAAATTGGAGGGTCATTTGAAGTTGCTTGAGATGGTTGATCTTAACCCTAGTGGGTGTCTTATAGTAGGGCATAATTTGCAGTATAGAGAATATGAAGTTTCTTTTGGTCAGGTTTTGAATAGGAAGAAAGGAATTGATTGTGTTAGTTTGCCTATTGGAGAAGGAATGGAGTTGACTAGAATTGAATCTTTCACCAAGAGAAAGTGTAGGAGATTTAAGAGATTTCATGTAATTTTTGAGAATtga